One Prunus dulcis chromosome 7, ALMONDv2, whole genome shotgun sequence DNA segment encodes these proteins:
- the LOC117634760 gene encoding uncharacterized protein At3g28850, translating into MGCVSSKLFKKDLIKEDVIINNGGDYVINHVVSLTSSTYGVLNLENERPIKECVAESKRAMKSSPSREDPEVINAWELMEGLEEAIPISNSAKKSPKSRALLRGFADFDARTPFKLLNQIGSPMKLKRFGGKENRGRVIHGLGYSPKQVLKPNNGGENSCKKALNLSPEVKGSPISAIRRSFGSDSSRRKSFSPLFDPELVASYEKEMSEEEEQIKRMVPPSPKARKLWNSSRDSESMLRLFEKKCPPGGENAVVVYTTTLRGIRKTFEDCNNVRSIIESHLVHVLERDISMDSGFKEEIRGLMGTKDVKVPLVFVKGRLIGGADEIVKLEEEGKLGVLFDGIPTALVGCQGCAGMRFVMCMECNGSCKVLDEGQKKMVKCGECNENGLIHCPICC; encoded by the coding sequence ATGGGCTGCGTTTCATCCAAACTGTTCAAGAAAGATCTCATCAAAGAAGACGTCATAATCAACAATGGCGGCGACTACGTGATCAACCACGTGGTCTCTCTTACTTCAAGCACTTATGGGGTTCTGAATTTGGAAAATGAGCGACCCATCAAAGAATGCGTTGCAGAGAGCAAGAGGGCCATGAAGTCTTCGCCTTCCCGTGAAGATCCAGAGGTTATCAACGCTTGGGAACTTATGGAGGGCCTCGAAGAAGCAATACCCATTTCGAATTCGGCAAAGAAGAGCCCGAAATCGCGTGCTCTGCTTCGTGGGTTTGCTGATTTTGATGCCAGGACTCCGTTTAAGTTGCTGAATCAGATTGGGTCTCCGATGAAATTGAAGAGATTTGGAGGGAAAGAGAACAGAGGGAGAGTGATTCATGGGTTGGGTTATAGCCCGAAACAGGTGCTGAAACCGAACAATGGTGGCGAGAATTCTTGTAAGAAGGCTTTGAATTTGAGTCCGGAAGTAAAAGGGTCGCCTATTTCTGCGATAAGGCGGAGTTTTGGCAGTGATTCGTCGAGGAGGAAGAGTTTTAGTCCCCTGTTTGATCCGGAACTTGTTGCTTCTTACGAAAAAGAAATGTCTGAAGAGGAAGAACAGATCAAGAGGATGGTCCCGCCGTCCCCAAAAGCCCGAAAGTTGTGGAATTCTTCCCGGGATTCCGAGTCCATGCTGAGGTTGTTCGAGAAAAAATGCCCACCGGGTGGTGAAAATGCTGTTGTTGTTTACACAACAACATTGAGAGGAATTAGGAAGACATTTGAGGACTGCAACAATGTGAGGTCCATCATTGAGTCACACCTTGTTCATGTCCTCGAGCGCGACATATCGATGGATTCGGGGTTCAAGGAGGAGATAAGGGGGCTAATGGGGACCAAGGATGTAAAGGTTCCACTTGTATTTGTCAAAGGGAGGCTAATTGGTGGAGCTGATGAGATTGTGAAGTTGGAAGAGGAAGGGAAGCTTGGGGTTTTGTTTGATGGGATTCCAACGGCACTTGTCGGGTGCCAGGGATGTGCTGGGATGAGGTTTGTGATGTGCATGGAATGCAATGGAAGCTGCAAGGTCTTGGATGAGGGCCAAAAGAAGATGGTGAAATGTGGTGAGTGCAATGAAAATGGTTTAATTCATTGCCCCATTTGTTGCTAA